One window from the genome of Paenibacillus azoreducens encodes:
- a CDS encoding glucosaminidase domain-containing protein has protein sequence MTKKEFITKIAPHAAKDMQETNVAASLTIAQAALESAWGGSGLTVKANNLFGIKGKGPAGSCTMPTTEYVKGKPVKVNAAFRAYHNWGESINDHSKLIMDGVSWDRNKYKGVIGKRGADAARAIAEAGYATDPKYAQKLIALMNEYNLYQYDEPGTVRDKPASGNTGEAATVEIDGKQICSGIFINGLVSAPVRKVAEALGANVGWDGKRATVNGKLIIGSELNGDTAFAPVREVAEAAGGKVIDWIGKECKVIIQKG, from the coding sequence ATGACTAAAAAGGAGTTTATCACCAAGATAGCGCCGCATGCTGCCAAAGACATGCAGGAAACAAATGTGGCCGCATCCCTTACCATTGCCCAGGCTGCGCTTGAGTCAGCTTGGGGCGGCAGCGGTCTGACCGTTAAGGCCAATAACTTGTTTGGCATTAAAGGCAAGGGTCCTGCAGGTAGCTGCACAATGCCCACTACCGAATATGTAAAGGGTAAGCCAGTCAAGGTAAATGCAGCCTTCCGAGCATATCACAATTGGGGAGAGTCGATCAATGACCACTCTAAACTGATCATGGACGGTGTGAGCTGGGACCGTAATAAATATAAAGGTGTAATCGGCAAGCGTGGAGCAGATGCCGCCCGAGCAATAGCGGAAGCCGGCTATGCGACTGACCCAAAATATGCGCAAAAATTGATTGCTCTGATGAACGAATACAACCTATACCAATATGACGAACCAGGAACAGTAAGGGATAAGCCTGCAAGCGGAAATACCGGAGAGGCGGCAACTGTTGAGATAGATGGAAAACAAATCTGTTCTGGCATCTTTATCAATGGGCTTGTTTCGGCCCCGGTTCGGAAGGTTGCGGAAGCGCTCGGAGCAAATGTTGGGTGGGATGGAAAACGTGCTACCGTCAATGGTAAACTGATTATCGGCAGTGAGCTTAATGGTGATACAGCTTTTGCGCCGGTTAGAGAAGTAGCAGAAGCAGCGGGCGGAAAAGTCATTGACTGGATCGGGAAGGAATGTAAGGTAATTATTCAAAAAGGGTAA
- a CDS encoding HK97-gp10 family putative phage morphogenesis protein has translation MSIELQGVDQMQAAIRRKLEAGVIKMENQGLKEAGEILAQAQREKVPVSTIEHVHMRDDIKVSPVRRQDGLRSVTIGPGKKTAWRAHFSEFGTRNQPAQPFIYPAFHENKVKVAQLLANTMRRGMAEG, from the coding sequence ATGAGTATTGAACTACAAGGCGTGGATCAGATGCAGGCGGCCATTCGTCGGAAACTTGAGGCAGGGGTTATCAAAATGGAGAACCAGGGGCTCAAGGAAGCCGGCGAAATATTAGCCCAAGCTCAACGGGAAAAGGTCCCGGTGAGTACCATCGAACATGTTCACATGCGGGATGATATTAAGGTCAGTCCTGTACGCCGCCAAGACGGTTTGCGGTCTGTAACGATTGGACCTGGTAAAAAAACTGCATGGCGGGCGCATTTTTCGGAGTTTGGAACGAGAAATCAGCCTGCGCAGCCGTTCATCTACCCAGCGTTCCATGAAAATAAGGTCAAAGTCGCCCAACTTCTTGCAAATACAATGCGAAGGGGGATGGCTGAAGGATGA
- a CDS encoding helix-turn-helix domain-containing protein, producing MGFSYKPLWLLLVDKGLSKTEFREALGIGTNQLAKMGKGEYISMETLDKICSHFGVQPNDIIEHVPNDKETAEA from the coding sequence ATGGGGTTTTCATACAAACCGCTTTGGTTATTGTTGGTTGATAAGGGTTTATCAAAAACGGAGTTCAGAGAAGCACTGGGGATCGGGACAAATCAATTGGCTAAGATGGGGAAGGGTGAATACATTTCAATGGAGACATTGGATAAAATATGTTCCCATTTCGGAGTACAACCTAATGATATTATTGAACACGTACCAAACGACAAAGAGACCGCCGAGGCATAG
- a CDS encoding distal tail protein Dit, giving the protein MQKVTYVNPRGESVVFGNSKDGVFVLQKIDGTVNVPSDIKSTKSPYQDGSTFVDLQLADRQIPIEGFINAKSQQDLYERRRELARILNNKLGPGKLLYTNSHRSYVIDAIAEEGALLGERYVNANLFTVNFIANDPYWRDEIQIVKALKFEDGGFTFPLRLPTKFASASYRGNFYNSGDVDTPVEIWYTGPATNPVVENETTGEYIKINYELKEGDTLIINTAFGNKRVEILNNDGTRKNVFHWIDLGSTFFQLTPGQNVLKYGSDKDSDQQAATVTIYYNNRYLGG; this is encoded by the coding sequence TTGCAAAAAGTCACGTATGTTAATCCTCGGGGTGAGTCCGTTGTATTCGGCAACTCCAAGGATGGGGTATTTGTATTGCAAAAAATCGACGGTACTGTAAACGTACCATCTGATATTAAAAGCACAAAATCGCCTTATCAGGATGGCAGCACCTTCGTTGATCTGCAGCTTGCTGATCGGCAGATTCCGATTGAAGGCTTTATCAATGCAAAGAGCCAGCAGGATTTATATGAGCGGCGGCGTGAGCTGGCCCGAATCCTTAACAACAAACTTGGACCGGGAAAATTGCTCTATACCAACTCTCATCGCAGCTATGTGATTGATGCGATCGCAGAGGAAGGGGCGCTGCTTGGTGAGCGGTATGTGAATGCAAATTTGTTTACTGTAAACTTTATCGCCAATGATCCCTACTGGCGTGATGAAATCCAGATTGTAAAGGCGTTGAAGTTTGAGGATGGCGGGTTTACATTTCCTCTTCGCTTGCCAACCAAATTCGCCAGCGCTTCCTATCGTGGGAACTTTTACAATTCCGGTGATGTGGATACTCCTGTGGAAATATGGTATACAGGCCCTGCAACAAATCCAGTTGTTGAAAACGAAACGACGGGCGAATATATCAAGATTAATTATGAGCTGAAGGAGGGTGATACCCTTATCATTAACACGGCCTTTGGTAACAAACGAGTTGAAATCCTGAACAACGACGGCACTCGGAAGAATGTGTTCCACTGGATAGACCTGGGTAGTACTTTTTTTCAACTCACCCCCGGTCAGAATGTACTAAAATACGGCAGCGATAAAGACTCCGATCAGCAGGCTGCTACAGTAACAATCTACTACAACAACCGGTACCTGGGAGGTTGA
- a CDS encoding siphovirus ReqiPepy6 Gp37-like family protein, whose protein sequence is MAAPSVRILDTKFNLYGEIDNYESLQYVRRFYRTGEFEMHIQIGKQHTDQLLYNRVVMVGNQPHKAGIIRYRQVTEDEKGIETLIVKGPTLGGILDQRVTLTNNYDRIKGPAEKVIKHYVDNHLVNGTYATGIYAARQVPFLTVAADLGRGKETPWQTRFEQLDAVVQEVAEFCDIGWHVVLDIQRKKWVFDVLPGRDLTTKQRTHPPVIFSHDFDNVQSQDYVDDWLQYKNIGYAGGKGMDEDRLIQMVGAGTGFDRRETFLDCSSAKDADELVSMGEQALAQHKRIQTFNGLILSTGSFVYGKDWDLGDCVTLQNKRWGLTMDSRIIEIKEIYEPASKLEIALGDEIPTITQYVKQLKANVKRSD, encoded by the coding sequence ATGGCAGCGCCATCTGTACGGATACTGGACACTAAATTCAATTTGTATGGTGAAATTGATAACTATGAAAGCCTTCAGTATGTCCGCCGCTTTTACCGTACTGGAGAGTTTGAGATGCACATCCAGATCGGCAAACAGCATACAGACCAATTGTTATATAACCGTGTTGTTATGGTGGGCAACCAACCTCACAAGGCGGGAATCATCCGCTATAGGCAGGTCACTGAGGATGAAAAGGGGATTGAAACTCTCATCGTAAAAGGTCCGACCTTAGGAGGGATACTCGATCAGCGGGTAACGTTGACCAACAACTACGATCGGATAAAAGGGCCAGCAGAGAAGGTAATCAAGCATTATGTAGATAACCATCTTGTAAACGGTACTTACGCGACAGGCATTTATGCAGCGCGTCAGGTGCCGTTTCTTACTGTTGCCGCTGATTTAGGGCGAGGCAAGGAAACACCATGGCAGACCAGGTTTGAGCAGCTTGACGCGGTTGTGCAAGAGGTAGCCGAATTTTGCGATATTGGCTGGCATGTGGTCTTGGATATCCAGCGCAAAAAGTGGGTGTTTGATGTTCTGCCGGGTCGGGACCTGACAACAAAGCAGCGGACACACCCGCCGGTCATATTTTCGCATGACTTTGACAATGTACAATCTCAGGACTATGTGGATGACTGGCTACAATACAAAAACATAGGGTACGCCGGCGGCAAGGGGATGGACGAGGATCGACTAATCCAAATGGTCGGGGCCGGAACTGGGTTTGATCGCAGGGAGACTTTCTTGGACTGCTCATCTGCCAAAGATGCTGATGAGTTGGTAAGCATGGGGGAACAGGCTCTTGCCCAGCACAAGAGGATACAAACGTTTAACGGCCTAATCCTTAGCACCGGCAGCTTTGTATACGGAAAGGACTGGGACTTGGGTGACTGTGTAACGCTCCAAAATAAACGCTGGGGCCTGACCATGGACAGCCGGATTATCGAGATTAAGGAAATATACGAGCCCGCATCAAAGTTGGAAATAGCACTTGGTGATGAAATCCCAACAATAACACAGTATGTTAAGCAACTCAAAGCCAATGTAAAAAGGAGTGACTAA
- a CDS encoding phage head closure protein, with protein sequence MKRRSWDEVVTLIAIAPGEDEAGYPTPPKEFPREVLANKLNVKGIEFYAANQTGMKADCIFEVHAFEYEGEKLLEYEGKRYAVIRTYGTNDETLELTCSDKLVIS encoded by the coding sequence ATGAAGCGCAGATCATGGGACGAAGTTGTAACATTAATTGCCATTGCCCCTGGCGAGGATGAAGCGGGTTATCCGACACCGCCAAAAGAGTTTCCGCGGGAGGTTTTGGCCAACAAATTAAATGTTAAGGGAATCGAGTTTTATGCTGCTAACCAAACTGGAATGAAGGCGGATTGCATATTTGAAGTACACGCCTTTGAATATGAGGGCGAGAAGCTGCTTGAATATGAAGGCAAACGGTATGCAGTCATCAGGACCTACGGGACTAATGACGAAACTCTGGAATTGACCTGTTCTGACAAGCTGGTGATATCATGA
- a CDS encoding phage holin family protein, producing the protein MNWDTIYGLIDVRLLVVVALCWVIGYILKSTPKVPDWTIVYVVTVVAVFVTVWMIGFGPEALIQGVLAGAFAVYGNQLVKQVKKAGDSND; encoded by the coding sequence ATGAATTGGGATACAATTTACGGACTTATTGATGTTAGGCTGCTGGTGGTTGTCGCGTTGTGCTGGGTGATCGGATACATCCTCAAGAGTACACCTAAAGTGCCGGACTGGACGATTGTATACGTCGTGACGGTCGTCGCGGTCTTTGTGACTGTATGGATGATCGGTTTTGGGCCAGAGGCGCTTATTCAAGGCGTGCTAGCTGGTGCATTTGCCGTGTACGGGAACCAGCTTGTAAAACAGGTTAAAAAGGCGGGCGATAGTAATGACTAA
- a CDS encoding major tail protein, with translation MPEEAKRERAAVGLKNIHYAICEKDDKTGVKYGTPKKIAPALTANVEPTINSAVLNGDDGPVLVADALGEIKVEIGVSDIPFEIQAELLGSKINPDTGLLIDNANDQAPEVALGYQRTMSDGTSRFTWLLKGKFRKDKEEAKTKEGTPSFQTPTIEGTFLKRAYDDNWRFRVDSSNAKSADLVKNWFEAVPSENPNP, from the coding sequence TTGCCAGAAGAAGCAAAAAGAGAACGGGCTGCAGTCGGCCTTAAAAATATTCATTATGCGATTTGTGAAAAGGACGATAAAACTGGGGTAAAGTATGGCACACCTAAGAAAATTGCGCCTGCGTTGACTGCAAACGTTGAACCAACTATTAACTCTGCAGTACTCAACGGCGATGACGGACCGGTCCTGGTGGCAGATGCTTTAGGGGAGATCAAAGTTGAGATCGGAGTATCTGATATTCCTTTTGAAATCCAAGCTGAATTGTTAGGATCAAAGATAAATCCCGATACAGGACTGTTAATTGACAACGCCAATGATCAAGCACCAGAGGTCGCGCTAGGTTACCAAAGAACAATGAGTGACGGTACCTCGCGGTTTACTTGGCTGCTAAAAGGTAAATTCAGGAAGGACAAGGAGGAGGCAAAAACGAAGGAAGGGACCCCATCTTTTCAAACTCCAACGATTGAGGGGACATTTTTGAAACGCGCATATGACGATAACTGGAGATTCCGCGTGGATAGTAGCAATGCAAAGAGCGCGGATTTAGTAAAAAACTGGTTTGAAGCTGTCCCAAGTGAAAACCCAAACCCGTAG
- a CDS encoding hemolysin XhlA family protein, translated as MDGVQTEMLQRITRVETKVDNMDEKLDRAIAANETAVEALQSAKSAHHRLDKIEDNQKWLWRTFAGAILLAIAGFIISGGLK; from the coding sequence ATGGATGGGGTACAGACTGAAATGCTTCAGCGGATAACGAGGGTTGAAACGAAAGTAGATAACATGGACGAAAAGCTGGACCGGGCTATTGCTGCAAATGAAACGGCCGTGGAGGCTTTGCAGTCTGCTAAATCGGCGCATCACAGGCTCGACAAAATCGAAGATAATCAGAAATGGCTCTGGCGTACATTCGCCGGGGCTATTCTTTTGGCAATCGCCGGGTTTATCATCTCCGGCGGACTTAAATAA
- a CDS encoding DUF3168 domain-containing protein — protein sequence MMIDLKPKITQALRSNAALISLLGRDTKGNVKVYAETAKEVDLPYVTIFELVNFDNKYLDDVPVSSDIHFHIDVFSAWNTGPIAVAVNQAMEDLGFIRTAAVDQNEKNTGTFHKILRYKIINYGS from the coding sequence ATGATGATTGATCTTAAACCAAAAATCACTCAAGCGCTGCGATCTAATGCAGCGCTTATTTCTTTGCTAGGGAGAGACACAAAGGGAAATGTGAAGGTGTATGCGGAAACTGCTAAAGAAGTTGACCTGCCATATGTAACGATCTTTGAGCTAGTCAACTTTGATAACAAGTACTTGGACGATGTCCCGGTAAGTTCGGATATTCATTTTCATATTGATGTCTTTTCCGCTTGGAACACCGGACCCATAGCTGTTGCCGTGAATCAAGCAATGGAGGACCTTGGGTTTATTCGTACAGCAGCAGTTGATCAAAACGAAAAAAACACTGGGACTTTTCACAAAATTCTACGATACAAAATTATTAATTATGGGAGTTGA
- a CDS encoding phage tail tape measure protein, producing the protein MSDEMEVANLVTKISMDDTGVERTMAELARQMKIVQTEFQAASAKLGEHADAQEALRVKSDSLNKQMEIQAQRIAKLKQQHQEAVAAKGADARETQNLEAKLNRAVAEYNKMDNELKATTAELNKQTSAWEKAAAQLDAVGKKMESLAKQMTQAGQSLSLMVTGPLAAIGGYATKASIDYETAFANVKKYMSGTEEEFEKLSNSIRDMAKESPFAATEISKVAASATQLGIKKENILSFSKAMLDIGVSSNLAADDAAIALARFANITQMPQENFEKLGSTIVGLGNNFAAMESEMAEFGMRIAGAGHQVGMSEAQIMSFSAALAAVGIEAEAGGTAISKLMINIASEVASGGKKLDDFAAVAGMTTAQFKKSFQVDAAGTITSFIEGLGRISAAGGNTFGVIDKLGLSEIRLRDALLRAAGAGDLFRQALEVGTKAWDDNTELAKTSGTFYETTANQMKVLGNRLKDTAITLGDSLVPVLMSALDAMDPLFKAAEKGAEWFSKLDVESQKTIITIAAMAAAAGPLLIIAGKLVTSIAALIPVVKGLGTALMFLATNPIGLVLTGIAAAVTAFMAIKNSMDEAKEATERLAQAQADLQEVQQNGITRDEIQATQEKVDKLNELITTYQKLIDIASASGAAQMGNNVGALDYAAKELGTTLEKVANDANDLGVELKFIDENGKIAALSMKDLQNRVNTYSKAVKDAKRETAAEISEKAKAIAIKNQEAISTENLLKRYTSAKQGSKEWSAAQRELINQFPQFASATGVNTEAIKGLVLMKKQEIATEWANIQLKAQEALQEKRTAIAKQEAAISIAKSIAQITGAGGLAEIALAKMNAQLDVLRGEAASLQHLVNMKPDDFKLPPPPKVPVINLDDEEKKKKGKKKKEKKPKKEAYENKALDDAYRKLEHLKAMDELTSEQELKMLETIKAKYVKTAEERMTVEEKIHAVKKQLGETSLENALKDYERSKQLGKLTEDGEIARLQRIKKLYATTAEQRADLDDKIFEATQRKIEADKQRRAEAVQYTNKQLQAAYEDRLAREKLSDEEAFKLKDKLYNEQIYVNKDYLKKVLADDRYTAAEKKKLEREITEEIRKQTNDRLILQRDYAEQVRKQQIDSINNMARSIQDALKAKYSAEKQAAEEALKESQNTNEKWKNNELDAIKSVYNARVEAAQKAADAEIERINAVYNARIDAIQRELDALDQAEKQRSRAEMDAEDEKKIKRLQDNIEYSHDEYNKKQLQDELNRVTTDMNERHRQEQLQDKKDALKAEQQVLKDRLAQETQAVKDQLAQKKEIMQQEYEAQQANINAIYTAQKTSLDQQMLDKQNHYAKLLEAKNLQAEAEKMIINKQQQDILVLLNEFGDGYKDAGTTLGQNLVDGMKPKVDEISRMIADVVAQINAASAAALQMKAQAAAAVPPPSVKDAMAGSTSGNGRKVFETTGVIVNNTFNSPVTSPSDVSRATTKAAQQLARQL; encoded by the coding sequence TTGTCAGATGAAATGGAAGTTGCCAATCTAGTCACCAAGATATCTATGGATGATACGGGCGTTGAGAGGACGATGGCCGAGCTTGCCAGGCAGATGAAAATTGTACAGACGGAGTTTCAGGCCGCCTCCGCAAAACTTGGCGAACACGCTGATGCTCAAGAGGCATTGAGGGTGAAATCGGATTCCCTTAACAAGCAAATGGAGATTCAGGCCCAACGTATCGCCAAGTTAAAGCAGCAGCACCAGGAAGCAGTTGCCGCAAAAGGCGCGGATGCGCGTGAGACCCAAAACCTTGAAGCTAAACTCAATAGAGCTGTAGCGGAATACAACAAGATGGACAACGAGTTGAAGGCGACGACAGCCGAACTTAACAAGCAAACATCGGCATGGGAAAAGGCCGCTGCACAGCTAGATGCTGTAGGCAAAAAGATGGAGTCTCTCGCGAAACAAATGACTCAAGCAGGGCAAAGCCTATCATTGATGGTTACGGGTCCACTTGCTGCAATCGGCGGGTATGCAACCAAAGCGAGTATCGACTACGAGACCGCCTTTGCCAACGTCAAAAAGTACATGTCCGGCACCGAGGAAGAGTTTGAAAAGCTGAGCAATTCGATTCGAGACATGGCAAAGGAGTCACCTTTCGCCGCGACAGAGATTTCTAAGGTCGCAGCTTCAGCGACACAGTTAGGTATTAAAAAAGAAAACATCCTTTCGTTTTCGAAGGCAATGCTTGACATCGGTGTTTCCTCCAACTTGGCTGCTGATGACGCTGCTATAGCTTTGGCCCGTTTTGCAAATATCACACAGATGCCGCAAGAAAATTTTGAAAAACTCGGTTCCACGATTGTAGGTCTCGGTAATAACTTTGCTGCGATGGAATCGGAAATGGCGGAGTTTGGCATGAGGATCGCTGGCGCCGGTCACCAGGTCGGAATGTCCGAAGCGCAGATCATGAGCTTTTCGGCTGCACTTGCCGCTGTCGGTATTGAGGCTGAGGCTGGGGGTACAGCAATATCTAAACTCATGATCAACATAGCCTCTGAAGTAGCATCTGGCGGCAAAAAACTAGATGATTTTGCCGCTGTTGCGGGGATGACAACCGCGCAATTCAAGAAATCATTCCAGGTAGATGCAGCGGGGACCATCACATCGTTCATTGAAGGCCTTGGCCGAATTTCTGCTGCCGGCGGGAATACGTTTGGCGTTATCGACAAATTGGGATTATCTGAAATAAGACTTCGAGATGCTCTCCTTCGTGCAGCCGGTGCAGGTGATCTCTTTAGACAGGCCTTGGAAGTTGGTACGAAGGCCTGGGATGACAACACCGAGTTAGCTAAGACTAGCGGTACGTTTTACGAAACCACTGCAAACCAAATGAAGGTTTTAGGTAACCGGTTAAAGGATACTGCGATTACGCTCGGTGATTCTCTTGTGCCAGTGTTGATGTCAGCTCTTGATGCTATGGATCCGCTCTTTAAAGCCGCAGAAAAAGGCGCAGAGTGGTTCTCGAAACTGGATGTCGAGTCACAAAAGACCATCATTACAATTGCAGCTATGGCAGCAGCCGCTGGTCCGCTGCTTATAATCGCAGGAAAGCTGGTTACGAGCATTGCGGCATTGATTCCGGTGGTAAAAGGACTCGGTACCGCTCTTATGTTCCTGGCAACTAATCCAATTGGTTTGGTTCTCACAGGTATTGCTGCAGCTGTGACGGCCTTTATGGCAATCAAAAACAGCATGGACGAGGCCAAGGAAGCAACAGAGAGATTAGCCCAGGCGCAGGCAGATCTACAAGAAGTACAACAAAACGGCATTACTCGTGATGAGATACAGGCAACTCAAGAGAAGGTTGACAAGCTCAATGAGTTGATCACCACCTATCAGAAGCTCATCGATATAGCATCCGCTTCTGGGGCTGCACAAATGGGCAATAATGTAGGGGCGCTAGACTATGCAGCGAAAGAACTAGGAACAACGCTTGAAAAAGTAGCAAATGATGCTAATGATCTTGGCGTTGAACTTAAGTTTATTGATGAAAACGGGAAGATAGCAGCATTGTCCATGAAGGACTTGCAAAACAGGGTGAATACCTATAGCAAAGCTGTCAAAGACGCAAAACGTGAAACAGCTGCTGAAATAAGCGAAAAAGCCAAAGCGATTGCTATCAAAAATCAAGAAGCCATCAGCACTGAAAATCTGCTTAAGAGATATACGTCAGCAAAGCAAGGATCAAAGGAATGGAGCGCCGCCCAAAGAGAACTGATTAATCAGTTTCCGCAATTTGCTTCTGCGACTGGAGTCAATACAGAGGCCATCAAAGGCCTGGTCCTGATGAAAAAGCAGGAGATTGCAACAGAATGGGCAAACATCCAACTCAAGGCGCAGGAGGCGTTGCAAGAAAAACGAACAGCGATTGCTAAGCAAGAAGCAGCAATCTCCATCGCTAAATCTATCGCTCAGATTACTGGAGCCGGCGGTCTTGCTGAGATCGCGCTTGCAAAAATGAATGCGCAGCTTGATGTGCTGCGAGGGGAAGCTGCGAGTCTGCAGCATCTCGTCAATATGAAGCCTGATGACTTTAAGCTTCCGCCGCCGCCAAAGGTGCCAGTCATCAACTTGGATGATGAAGAAAAGAAAAAGAAAGGGAAGAAAAAGAAGGAGAAAAAGCCCAAGAAAGAAGCCTATGAGAATAAGGCTTTGGACGATGCTTACAGAAAGCTCGAGCATCTTAAGGCAATGGATGAGTTGACATCCGAGCAAGAGCTTAAAATGCTTGAAACCATCAAAGCCAAGTACGTTAAAACGGCCGAAGAACGTATGACCGTGGAGGAAAAAATTCATGCGGTCAAAAAGCAGTTGGGCGAGACGTCTCTTGAAAATGCGCTAAAGGATTATGAGCGATCCAAGCAGCTTGGCAAACTGACTGAGGACGGTGAAATTGCACGGCTCCAGCGGATTAAAAAGCTCTATGCCACCACCGCCGAACAGCGCGCCGATCTTGATGATAAGATTTTCGAGGCCACACAACGCAAGATTGAGGCTGACAAGCAACGACGTGCCGAAGCAGTGCAATACACCAATAAACAGCTTCAAGCTGCTTACGAGGATCGGCTTGCGCGGGAAAAGCTATCCGACGAAGAGGCATTTAAGCTCAAAGACAAGCTGTACAATGAGCAGATATACGTCAACAAGGACTACCTTAAAAAGGTGCTTGCCGACGACAGATACACCGCTGCCGAGAAAAAGAAGCTTGAACGGGAAATCACCGAAGAGATCCGGAAGCAAACGAATGACCGGCTGATACTCCAAAGGGATTATGCCGAACAGGTCCGGAAGCAGCAGATTGACAGCATCAACAATATGGCCAGATCCATTCAGGACGCTCTCAAAGCAAAGTACTCTGCTGAAAAACAAGCAGCTGAGGAAGCGCTGAAAGAGTCTCAGAACACGAATGAGAAATGGAAGAACAATGAACTCGACGCCATTAAGTCCGTTTATAATGCCCGTGTAGAAGCTGCACAAAAGGCGGCGGACGCTGAAATTGAGCGAATTAACGCTGTTTATAACGCGCGGATCGATGCCATTCAAAGGGAACTTGATGCTCTGGATCAGGCTGAGAAGCAGCGTAGCCGGGCTGAAATGGATGCCGAGGACGAGAAGAAGATCAAGCGACTCCAGGATAATATCGAATACTCGCATGATGAATACAACAAGAAACAACTACAGGACGAATTAAACAGGGTAACTACCGATATGAACGAGCGACACCGCCAGGAGCAGCTGCAGGATAAAAAAGACGCCCTGAAAGCTGAACAACAGGTGTTAAAGGACAGGCTTGCTCAAGAGACTCAGGCAGTAAAGGATCAACTCGCTCAGAAAAAAGAAATAATGCAGCAGGAGTATGAAGCCCAGCAAGCCAACATCAACGCCATTTACACCGCCCAAAAGACATCTCTCGATCAACAAATGCTGGATAAACAAAATCATTATGCGAAGTTACTCGAAGCCAAGAACCTTCAAGCCGAAGCTGAGAAAATGATCATTAACAAGCAGCAGCAAGATATTTTGGTCTTGCTCAATGAATTCGGGGACGGCTACAAGGACGCGGGGACTACGCTTGGTCAAAACCTTGTTGATGGAATGAAACCAAAGGTCGATGAAATATCAAGAATGATTGCTGATGTAGTGGCTCAAATCAATGCAGCGTCCGCTGCTGCGTTGCAGATGAAAGCACAGGCCGCTGCCGCAGTACCACCGCCATCAGTTAAAGATGCGATGGCAGGTTCAACCTCAGGTAATGGTCGTAAAGTCTTTGAAACGACTGGCGTAATCGTCAACAACACGTTTAATTCGCCAGTGACATCCCCAAGCGATGTGTCGAGGGCGACTACAAAAGCAGCTCAACAACTCGCAAGGCAATTATAA